Proteins encoded within one genomic window of Lactococcus garvieae:
- a CDS encoding phage tail protein, whose translation MSSNAKFEVEIYGNTAKFENSLKGINSAMTSLRGEASQLRKDLKLDPTNTAKMAQLQRNYTQQLEQTKNKASQLKTELAGIDKSTPDGQKKFIQLSKSLQDSELKANYLEKDIKQLDNSISNGKYEVNLKTDKAEGQVSKVKTSFSALREVATGALRQIGSSITNALGNKMGDWISDTMATQKAMNSLKNTMNFAGVGSEFDSLSKRMGQVAVDTNANTEDTLKLASTFVGLGDNAQTAGDKVENIVKANQAFGGSGEDLKGVVQAYGQMSASGKVTAENINQLTDNNTALGASLKKTVMDMNPQLKQYGSFAEASSKGAVSVEMLDKALAQLGKAGGGGVETIGDAFASLDETIALALLPTLDEITPLVTDIVNGIADALPDILSKLTDLAKFLKENWDWLSKVAIAVGAVAIAFGIFNAVMGIASTVMTVFGVSMGVAFGWIGIIIAAIAGLIAVGVLIWQNWQTIADFAVSIWGGIKEFFAGLGVWFSELWQGITETAMNVWNGVGEFITVIWDGIKAYFSTLVEFYSALFSAVGSVISTAWNAIVQFAQTAFNNIVTFFTPLGNVFKALFDLVVAVFRLGWEIIKALARGAWMGIQAIWSGLVGFFTPIWNAVSNIVNIVFQAIGNFARSAWNVIVSVFSVVAGWFGGVFNAVRNVVSGVFRTFGSFASSAWGSIRGIFSGVAGFFSSIFSSVRNVVSNAFSAFGNIASGAYNAVTGVFSGIGSFFSNVFGGVRDIVDNVLGGITNTINGITGAINGVAGKVSKLFGGSTVTVAREFADLQARGLVQNSSSKETTNYQNTFNIQAGNKDTTALARAIRREFELGRA comes from the coding sequence ATGAGTTCAAATGCAAAGTTTGAAGTAGAGATTTATGGTAATACAGCCAAATTTGAGAACTCCTTAAAAGGTATAAACTCTGCAATGACCAGCTTAAGAGGTGAGGCAAGTCAATTAAGAAAAGACTTAAAACTTGACCCAACTAATACTGCTAAGATGGCTCAATTGCAAAGAAACTATACTCAACAACTTGAACAAACTAAAAACAAAGCTAGTCAATTAAAAACTGAACTAGCTGGAATTGATAAGTCTACACCTGACGGACAAAAGAAATTCATTCAACTTTCTAAGTCTTTACAAGACAGCGAACTAAAAGCAAACTACCTTGAGAAAGACATCAAACAACTTGATAATTCTATTTCAAATGGTAAGTATGAGGTTAATTTAAAAACTGATAAGGCTGAGGGTCAAGTCAGTAAAGTTAAAACTAGTTTTAGTGCCTTACGTGAGGTTGCTACAGGTGCTCTTAGACAAATAGGTTCTAGTATAACAAATGCACTCGGAAACAAAATGGGTGACTGGATAAGTGACACAATGGCAACTCAAAAAGCCATGAACTCACTTAAGAATACAATGAACTTTGCTGGTGTTGGTAGCGAGTTTGATTCTTTAAGTAAGCGTATGGGTCAAGTTGCAGTAGATACAAATGCTAATACAGAGGACACTCTAAAACTAGCATCAACATTTGTTGGTCTTGGTGATAATGCTCAAACAGCTGGTGATAAAGTTGAAAATATTGTTAAAGCCAACCAAGCATTTGGTGGTTCTGGTGAGGACTTAAAAGGTGTTGTACAAGCTTACGGTCAAATGTCAGCAAGTGGTAAGGTCACTGCTGAGAACATTAATCAGTTGACTGATAACAATACAGCACTTGGTGCATCACTTAAGAAAACAGTAATGGACATGAACCCACAACTGAAACAATATGGTTCATTTGCTGAGGCATCATCTAAAGGTGCTGTGTCTGTTGAGATGCTTGATAAAGCTTTAGCACAATTAGGTAAAGCAGGTGGTGGCGGTGTTGAGACAATTGGTGATGCTTTTGCAAGTTTAGATGAAACAATCGCTCTTGCATTACTACCAACTCTTGATGAAATAACACCACTTGTTACAGATATTGTAAATGGCATAGCAGATGCTCTGCCAGATATCTTGTCTAAGTTGACAGACTTAGCTAAATTCTTAAAAGAAAACTGGGATTGGCTAAGTAAGGTGGCAATTGCTGTAGGGGCTGTAGCTATTGCATTCGGAATATTTAATGCAGTCATGGGTATAGCAAGTACTGTTATGACAGTGTTTGGTGTAAGTATGGGTGTTGCTTTCGGATGGATAGGGATTATAATCGCAGCGATTGCAGGACTTATTGCTGTAGGTGTTCTTATCTGGCAAAACTGGCAAACAATTGCTGACTTTGCTGTTTCAATCTGGGGTGGCATTAAAGAGTTCTTTGCTGGTTTAGGTGTTTGGTTTAGTGAATTATGGCAAGGCATCACAGAAACAGCAATGAATGTTTGGAACGGTGTTGGTGAGTTTATCACAGTAATCTGGGATGGAATCAAAGCCTATTTCTCAACACTCGTTGAGTTCTATTCAGCATTATTTAGTGCTGTTGGTTCTGTGATATCTACAGCATGGAATGCAATTGTTCAATTTGCACAAACAGCATTCAACAATATCGTTACTTTCTTTACACCACTTGGAAATGTATTTAAAGCACTGTTTGACTTAGTTGTTGCAGTGTTCAGACTTGGATGGGAAATTATCAAAGCTCTTGCACGTGGTGCATGGATGGGTATTCAAGCTATCTGGTCTGGTTTGGTAGGATTCTTTACACCAATCTGGAATGCAGTATCAAATATAGTCAATATCGTATTTCAAGCAATTGGTAACTTTGCTCGTAGTGCTTGGAATGTAATAGTTTCAGTATTTAGCGTTGTTGCTGGATGGTTTGGTGGTGTATTTAATGCAGTCAGAAATGTTGTTTCTGGTGTATTTAGAACATTCGGTAGTTTTGCATCAAGTGCCTGGGGTTCTATTCGTGGAATCTTTAGTGGTGTTGCAGGATTCTTCTCATCAATATTTAGTAGCGTGAGAAACGTTGTAAGTAATGCATTCAGCGCTTTTGGAAACATTGCAAGTGGTGCATACAATGCCGTTACAGGTGTGTTCAGCGGAATCGGAAGTTTCTTTTCAAATGTATTTGGTGGTGTAAGAGATATCGTTGACAATGTTCTAGGTGGTATCACAAACACAATCAATGGAATAACTGGTGCTATCAATGGTGTAGCTGGTAAAGTAAGTAAATTATTTGGTGGCTCAACAGTTACTGTAGCACGTGAGTTTGCTGACCTGCAAGCACGTGGACTTGTTCAAAACAGTTCAAGTAAAGAAACAACAAATTATCAAAATACATTCAATATTCAAGCTGGAAACAAAGATACAACTGCTTTAGCACGTGCTATCAGACGTGAGTTTGAATTAGGAAGGGCATAG
- a CDS encoding phage distal tail protein domain-containing protein, which translates to MVRQYKIHTNLDSDENKTFDMTNGLIRFYEPSNLGLNISSNIWSTQGIGVLGNSNITHPPIDFKLETFGNDLHENYQIFNEFINSIIKEKYITLEYTSELGTYYADIKMSEVSKTEGYGFNGTFSEKISFDPITMWYVYEQVKLKILENGKIVDNTKIYTNGNTTVSDIPANDFGDNLLNNSTWNLGKGDWTFTVGTGANFEIQQPDKDKPRSNIVHAMPLATGTQQISNLPHPVQITAGQQITLSFDFKENKIPDRNATMFALRVFPENNTSNTQANSLWYENIVHSSVATDWATNPILEWKRFSYTFTPTADGWLDPVVYDSDTSGTHESWFRELKLEYGESATEWTPSKKDKAQLKYTYDYTYYGEDNIERFSKWEIKDDIFSMVVKMIPAKNNSTKDKGIRFLDAKSNEYTAFLFNLNTTNVTSIQINTDINDEYYIANVGDDYINIFSNLNFQKFRTRIFQKGTMELIDVTELEMNVKRKVEFV; encoded by the coding sequence ATGGTAAGACAATATAAAATTCATACAAATTTAGACAGTGATGAAAACAAGACATTTGATATGACCAATGGTCTTATCAGATTCTATGAACCATCTAATCTTGGTTTGAATATATCATCAAATATCTGGTCTACTCAAGGAATAGGTGTTTTGGGTAATAGTAATATTACTCATCCACCAATTGATTTCAAACTAGAAACTTTTGGAAATGACTTACATGAAAATTATCAAATATTTAATGAGTTTATCAATTCAATAATTAAAGAAAAATACATAACACTTGAGTACACGAGTGAGCTAGGAACTTACTATGCTGATATCAAAATGTCTGAGGTTAGTAAGACGGAGGGGTATGGTTTTAATGGTACTTTCTCAGAAAAAATCTCATTTGACCCAATTACAATGTGGTACGTATATGAACAAGTTAAACTCAAAATTCTTGAAAATGGAAAAATAGTTGATAATACAAAAATATATACAAATGGAAATACAACTGTTTCAGATATTCCTGCAAACGATTTTGGTGATAATTTATTAAATAATTCCACATGGAACTTAGGAAAAGGCGATTGGACATTTACAGTAGGTACTGGTGCTAATTTTGAGATTCAACAGCCAGATAAAGATAAACCACGCAGTAATATCGTACATGCAATGCCTTTAGCTACTGGAACTCAACAGATTAGTAACTTGCCACATCCTGTACAAATCACAGCTGGTCAACAAATTACTTTGTCGTTTGATTTCAAAGAAAACAAAATACCAGATAGAAATGCGACTATGTTTGCATTGCGAGTTTTCCCAGAAAATAACACATCTAATACTCAGGCGAACTCATTATGGTATGAAAATATCGTACATTCAAGTGTTGCTACAGATTGGGCAACTAATCCAATCTTAGAATGGAAACGTTTCAGCTATACATTCACACCAACTGCTGATGGATGGCTAGACCCAGTTGTTTATGATTCTGATACATCTGGAACTCATGAGTCTTGGTTCAGAGAGCTTAAATTAGAATATGGTGAGTCTGCAACTGAGTGGACACCTAGCAAAAAAGACAAAGCTCAATTGAAATACACATATGACTATACATACTATGGAGAGGATAATATTGAACGTTTCTCTAAATGGGAAATCAAAGATGATATTTTTTCAATGGTTGTTAAAATGATACCAGCTAAAAACAATAGCACAAAGGATAAAGGCATTCGATTCTTAGATGCTAAAAGCAATGAATACACAGCGTTTCTGTTTAATCTAAATACCACAAATGTTACATCAATACAGATAAACACAGACATTAATGATGAATACTATATAGCAAATGTTGGTGATGATTATATTAATATATTCTCTAATCTAAATTTCCAAAAGTTTAGAACACGTATATTCCAAAAAGGAACAATGGAATTGATTGATGTTACAGAATTAGAAATGAATGTAAAAAGAAAGGTAGAATTTGTATGA